The window AGCGCGCGCTGGCCTGCGTGGGCCCGGAGGGGGTGACCCCGCCGTCCGAGTGCGATGCGGAGATGCTGCGCGACGGGGTGGTCAAGCGGCCGCCCGCCGGACGCGGGGAGCGGGCCTGGTGGCTCGGCCAACTCGTGGAGGCGGCGCCGCTGTCGTGCTGGCGGGAGCGGTTCGGCGGGCTCGGCCCGGCGGAGATAGTGGCGCTGCCGGTGGCCGAGGGCGAGGGCTGGACGGAGGAACTGCACGCGGCGTGGTGCCGGGCCGCGGTGCGCCAGCGCGACGCGGGGTGGTCGCGGGCCCTGCTCGGCCCGGCGTCGGCGCCGCCCGCGGCGGCCCCGGGCACGGCGTCGCTCGCGGAGCGGGCCAAGCTCCTGGAGACCCTGCCGGACGGCGAGCGGGCGCAGTGGGTCGCGCAGTTCGTACGGGCCCACGGGCTCTCGGAGGCGTTCCAGCTGCTCGGGGTGTGTGTGGTGCCGTGGGCCGGGGCCCTGGGCCGGGCGGTCGTGGACGCGCTGGACACCGCCCGGGACGCGGGCAGCTACCCGTGGAGCTTCAGCGGGGTGATGGGCCTGGCCGAACGGTGCCTCGATCCCGCGGAGGCCGGCCGGCTGGAGGCCCTGACCGCGGCCGCGGAGGATCCGCCGGACGCGGCTCCGGGCGCGGCCGCGTACTGGGCCGAGGCGTTCCAGCGGCTGGTGGCCACGCTTCGGCTGCGCGAGGCGATGCTGGCGGAGCTGGCGGACCTGGCTCCGGCCTGATCCCTCCCGGGGGGCGGGTGTGGGTGCGGGTGCGGGCCGCCGCTGCGCGGAGCTGCTCCCCCACCCCTCCCATTCGCCGCTTCCCGGGCTCCGGCTCCGCCCTGACCCGCGCCTCAAACGCCGGCGAGGCCGAAAGCCGGACACGAGCCGCTTGGCGCCGCAGGCTACTGGCGCACGTGCCCGCGGACCCAGTCCACGATGGCCGTCGTCGTCGCGCCCGGGGTGAAGATTTCGGCCACGCCCTTCTCCTTGAGGGGGGCGATGTCGTCCTCCGGGATGATGCCGCCGCCGAAGACCTTGATGTCCTCCGCGTCGCGCTCCTTGAGGAGCTCCAGCACACGCGCGAAGAGCGTGTTGTGGGCCCCGGAGAGGATCGAGAGGCCGATCGCGTCGGCGTCCTCCTGGATCGCGGTGTCCACGATCTGCTCGGGGGTCTGGTGGAGGCCGGTGTAGATGACCTCCATGCCCGCGTCCCGCAGCGCCCGCGCGATCACCTTGGCCCCGCGGTCGTGGCCGTCGAGACCCGGCTTGGCCACCACCACACGGATCGGACCGGTCACACCCATCGCACTGCCTCCCGAGTGAACGAACGTTAAGTACAGCATCGCGCACGCCGCCGTTTCGCGGTCCATCACGAGGGGGAAATCACACGTGGGACGGCATTGCGCCACCGTGCCGACAGCCGCACGGCACGGTGACGCAACGGCCGCGGGTCCCAAGAGGCTCAGGGGAGGCCGTCGATGGGGCTGTCCATACCCATGTCCATGCCCTTGTCCGGCGCCGCGCTGCGGGCCGGCGCGCTCGAGGTGGTGGTGCTCGGCGGGCACCTCCTGCTGTATCCCACCGGAGTGTGCCAGGAGAAGGTCGTCTCCGGGCCCCCCGCGACACGGCCGCCCGTCCTCCTCCTCCACGGGTTCTCCGACAACCGGTCCGTCTTCGTCCTGCTGCGCCGCGCCCTCGGGGCGGACGGCCGCCGGCACGTGGAGGCGTACAACTACTCGCCCTTCACCGTCGACCTGCGCGTCACGGCGCGCCATCTCGCCCGGCGCGTCGAGGAGCTGTGCGAGCGCACCGGACAGGAGCGGGTGGATCTGGTCGGGCACAGCCTGGGCGGCCTGGTCGGCCGGTATTACGTGCAGCGCCTGGGCGGCGACACGCGCGTGCGGACCCTGGTCACGCTCGGCACCCCGCATTCCGGCACCCGGGTCGCCCCCTTCATGGACGCGCACCCGCTGGTGCGGCAGATCCGCCCGGACTCGGAGGTACTGGCCGAGCTGGCGGCGCCCGCGCCCGGCTGCACCACCCGGTGCGTGGCGTTCTGGAGCGAGTTCGACACGCTGATGACTCCGGTCGGAACCGCGCGGATCGAGCACCCTGATCTGCACGTGGAGAACGTGCAGGTGACCGGTATCGGGCACCTCGCGCTGCCCGCTCATCCCGCCGTGATCGCAGCGGTCCGGCGCGCCCTCGACGGGCCCGGACTCGCCGCCGTCACGAGCTCGGACACCGCCTCCGTCGCCTAGCCCCAGACGACCAACAGTCGAACGGATTTCGAACTCAAGGCCAAGGCTGCGTCTTTCGGCGACCGAAAGGCGGCCGAATGCCCGGTTCCGGGGATCTGGAAACCCGGCGAAGATTGTCGTTGCGAGTAACCGACGGGTACAGTCACGCCACTGCTCTCCTCCGGTGAACTTCGAGTTCCCGGCCACCCAGGCCCCACTGCCGAGGCGAAAGAGAAGTTGGTGAACGACCGCCCCTCGTCGGGCCCGTACCCGGATGCCGGGTACGACGGCCTTTCCACCACCGCTTTCGCTGGTGACTCGGCCTACGTTTCCTATGAAACGCAGGGCCAGGGGGTCAATTACGCCGCCTACGGCTCCTACGAGACCGGCGCGTACGACACCACCGCGTGGTCCTCTCAGGACGGTTACCTGTCCACGATCCCGTCCCAGAGCGTTCCCGAGGACACCACCGGGAGCTGGGACGCGAGTGCCTGGAACACGCCGGGCACGGACTATTCCGGTTACGCCCAGCACCAGCCGGCCTCCTTCGGCTACGACACCTCCGCAGAGCAGACCGGGCACTGGGCGATGCCGGGCTACGGCACCATCGGCACCGAGACCGGCGCCTACGACGCCACCGCCTGGAACACCGCCACGCAGGCCCCGGCCCAGCCCGAGGCCGCCTACACGTACGAGTACCAGCAGCCGGCGCAGCAGCAGCCGCAGCAGGAGTACACGTACGGGGCGACCTCCGTCGGCTACGCCTACGAGACCCAGGCCGTCGGCGTCGACTCCGGGATCCAGCACGGGTTCGAATCCGGCTACGAGCCTGCGTTCGAGACCGCGACCGCGGGCGACACCTACAGCGAGACCGCCGTCTTCGAGGTGCTCTCCGACGACACGCCCGAGGGCCACGAGGTCTACGAGGACCACGACCTCCACGAAGCCCTCGAACTGCCCGATGTCCACGAGCTGCACCAGGTCCACGACCTCCCCACGCAGGCCATGCCCGTGACCGCCGCTCCGCGCGCCGCGCGCCGGACCGCCGCCAAGGGCAACGGCAGGGGCGGCGCCAAGGCGAGCAGCAGCCGTCGCCGCAATCCGGCGAAGCGTTCCGCCCTGCTGACCGTGGCCGTGCCCTCCGCCTGCGTGATGGGTGTCGCGGGCGTCGCGGCCGCGTCCGTCGGCGGACTCGCCGGCGCGGAGAAGCCCGCCGAGGACACCACCACGATGGCCGCGCCCGACCCGGCCTCGGTGAAGCCGGTCGCGGCGAACACCAAGCTCGACACCCAGCTGGTCGCGCTCAGCGCCGACGCGGGCGACTTCGCGGACCGCGCGAGCCGCACGCAGGAGCGCATCGACCTGCACCAGCGCCAGGAAGACGAGAAGAAGAAGAAGGCGGAGGAGGCCGCGGCCAAGGAGGCCGCCCGCCCCAAGTTCGCCCTCCCCGTCTCCCAGCAGGGTCTCAGCGCCAACTTCGGCCAGTCCGGCGGCATGTGGATGTCCGTGCACACCGGCATCGACTTCCCGGTCTCCTACGGCACCCCGGTCATGGCGGCCACCGACGGCACGGTGCGCACCCAGTACAACAGCGCCTACGGGAACATGGCCATAGTGACCGCGCCCGACGGTACCGAGACCTGGTACTGCCACCTCAGCTCCACCAAGATCCGCGGTGGCAAGGTCAAGGCGGGCGACGTCATCGCGTACTCCGGCAACTCCGGCAACTCCACTGGCCCGCACCTCCACTTCGAGGTCCGGCCCGGCGGCGGGTCCGCGATCGACCCCCTGGCATGGCTCCGCAGCCACGGCCTGGACCCGAGGTAAATCCGCGGCCCAGCGACCGCGGGGCTCAGCGACCACTCAGCCCAGCGAGCGCGCGGCCCCGGCGGCCACACAGCCACGGCAACCACACAGCCCGGCGGCCACGCAGCCGGGCAACCGCCCGGCCCCGCGGCCACCTGCCGCCTGCCGCCTGCCGCCTGCCGCCTGCCTCAGAGCTTCTGCACCGGCGCGTAACGCAGCAGCAGCCGCTTGGGCTTGTCGTCCCCGAAGTCGACGGTCGCCTGCGCGTCCGCGCCCGCTCCCTTGACCTCCATGACGGTGCCGAGCCCGAACTGGTCGTGCGTGACCCGGTCCCCGACCGCCAGCGCGATGACCGGCTTGTCCGCAGCCCGTCGCGTCGCGAATCCGGACGGGCCCGCCTTCGTACGCGACGAGGAGAGGAACGCCTCCGGCGAGGTGCCGAACGTCGTCTTCCCCGCACCGGACAACCCGGACGACCCGTACCCCGAGCTGCGCATCGGCCCGGCCGGCTTCTGGGACGCGCCCGTCCGCTTCCACTGGAGGTACTCCGCCGGAATCTCCTCGAGGAACCGCGACGGCGGGTTGTACGAGGGCGTTCCCCACGCGCTGCGCATGCTGGAGCGGGTCAGGTACAGCCGCTCGCGCGCCCGCGTGATGCCGACGTAGGCGAGGCGGCGCTCCTCCTCCAGCTCCTTGGTCTGGCCCAGCGCCCGCATGTGCGGGAAGACCCCGTCCTCCATGCCGGTCAGGAACACCACCGGGAATTCGAGGCCCTTGGCGGTGTGCAGGGTCATGAGCGTGATGACGCCCGTGCCGTCGGTGTCCTCGTCCGGGATCTGGTCGGAGTCGGCGACGAGCGCGACCTGCTCCAGGAACTCGGCCAGCGTGCCGGGGCCGGGAGCCGGGGCCCCGGTCTCGGCGGCCTCGGCCGCCGCGGCTTCGCGCGCCTGCTCGAACTCCAGCGCCACCGCCGCCAGCTCCTGCAGGTTCTCGATGCGCGTCTCGTCCTGCGGGTCGGTCGACGCCTGGAGCTCGGCGAGGTAGCCCGTGCGCTCCAGCACCGCTTCGAGGACCACCGCCGGGCCGGCGCCCGAGTCGACGATCGTGCGCAGCTCCTCCATCAGCACGTTGAACCGCTTCACCGCGTTGGTGGAGCGCGCGGCCATGCCGAAGGCCTCGTCCACGCGCCGCAGCGCCTGCGGGAAGGTGATCTTCTCGCGCATCGCGAGGGCGTCGATCATCGCCTCGGCGCGCTCGCCGATGCCGCGCTTGGGCACGTTCAGGATGCGCCGCAGCGGGACGTTGTCCTCCGGGTTCGCGAGGACGCGCAGGTACGCGAGGACGTCGCGGACCTCCTTGCGCTCGTAGAAGCGGACGCCGCCCACGACCTTGTAGGGGAGTCCGACCCGGATGAAGATCTCCTCGAACACGCGCGACTGCGCGTTGGTCCGGTAGAAGATCGCGACGTCGCCCGCCTTGGCGTCGCCCGCGTCCGTCAGCCGGTCGATCTCGTCGGCGACGAACTGCGCCTCGTCGTGCTCGGTGTCCGCGACGTAGCCGGTGATGACCGCGCCCGTGCCGGCCTGGGTCCACAGGTTCTTGGCGCGGCGGTTCTCGTTGCGCTCGATGACGGCGTTGGCGGCGGAGAGGATCGTCTGCGTCGAGCGGTAGTTCTGCTCCAGCAGGATCGTCGTCGCGTCCTTGTAGTCCTCCTCGAACTGGAGGATGTTGCGGATGGTCGCACCGCGGAAGGCGTAGATCGACTGGTCGGCGTCACCCACCACGCACAGCTCGGCCGGGGGCAGGTCCGGATAGCCGGTGCCCACCAGCTCGCGCACCAGCGTGTACTGCGCGTGGTTGGTGTCCTGGTACTCGTCGACCAGGACGTGCCGGAAGCGGCGCCGGTAGTGCTCGGCCACGTCCGGGAAGGCCTGGAGCAGGTGGACGGTGGTCATGATGATGTCGTCGAAGTCGAGGGCGTTGGCCTCGCGCAGCCGCCCCTGGTACATCGCGTACGCCTGGGCGAGCGTCTTCTCGAAGCCGTCGACGGCCTGGTCGGCGAAGGCTTCCTCGTCGATCAGCTCGTTCTTCAGGTTCGAGATCTTGGCGGTGAAGGACTTCGGCGGGAACTTCTTCGGGTCCAGGTCGAGGTCGCGGCAGACGAGCGCCATCAGGCGCTTCGAGTCGGCCGCGTCGTAGATCGAGAAGGAGGACGTGAAGCCGAGCCGCTTGGACTCGCGGCGCAGGATGCGCACGCACGCGCTGTGGAAGGTGGAGACCCACATGGCGTTGGCGCGCGGGCCGACCAGGCTCTCGACGCGCTCCTTCATCTCGCCGGCGGCCTTGTTGGTGAAGGTGATCGCGAGGATCTGGCCGGGGTGGACGTTGCGCGCGGACAGCAGGTGTCCGATGCGGTGGGTCAGCACCCGGGTCTTGCCGGAGCCGGCGCCGGCCACGATGAGCAGCGGGGATCCCGCGTGCACCACGGCCGCGCACTGCTCCTCGTTGAGCCCGTCCAGGAGCGTCGCCGGGTCGATGACGGGCCTGGGGGCGCCGTCCCGGTAGTACGCGTCCCCGCTCATGGGCACGTCGAACCGACCCCCGAACAGATCGTCCGCGCCCGCTTCCGGGGCGGCGTGATCCTCGGGCGGCGGCGGGACCTCGTCGGAGGGGGTGAGGTCCGCCAGGAAACTGTCGTCAAAGAGGCTGCTCATCGCATTCCGAGTCTAGGGTGCGGGACCGACAGCCGGTTCCGCCCCCGGAAAATCCCTCGGAGGGAACGCGTCGGCCAGCACGATCTCCAGCAGGCCGGGGAAGCATCGTTGCAGGTCGTCGCGCCGCAGTACGAGGTGGAGCTTGCGGCCCCGGGGACTCTGGCGGATCACGCCGCTCTCGCGCAGCGTCCGGAGGTGGTGCGTGACGCTCGACCTGGGCAGGTCCGGGACGACCTCTCCGCAGCATGCCTCCTCGCCGGAGGCGAGCCTGCGGACGATCTCCAGGCGGACGGGATGTCCGAGCGCCGCCAGGACCTCGACCAGTTCGATCCGGTCGGCGGCGGGGTGGGGGAGCTCAGCTGCGGCGGCCATGGAGGCCACTGTACGCAGATCTCGTACAGAGCCTTCGTGCGGAGCCTTCGTGCGGAGCTCTCGTACGGAGATTCCGGTGGGGTTCCGCGGGGGGCCGCCCGCCCGCGGGCGCCGTACGACCGCCCCGTACGCTCGACGCCATGGACGTACTCATCAATGTCTTCGTCGGCCTGCACATCATCGGGATCGCCTCGCTCCTCGGTGGCTTCCTGACCCAGATGAAGGCGATGAGTGCGGGTACGGCCCGCTTCACGCCCGCCATGCTGCACGGTGCGCTCACCATGCTCGTCACCGGCGTACTGCTCGTCGGCTTCAACGAGATGGACGGCACGCCCGTCAACAACATCAAGGTCGGCGTGAAGCTCGCGCTCCTCTTCGTGATCCTCGCCCTCGTCTACGTCAAGCGCGACGAGGAGCGGGTGGAGAAGGCCCTGTTCGGCGCGGTGGGCGGGCTGACCATGGTCAACATCTTCATCGCCGTTCTCTGGCACTGATCCGCACCGGACCGGTCCATTCCGGTCCCGAGCGGCCACCTCCAGTCACATCAGGCCACTTACGATCATCTCGTCATCGGCCCGTTACCTCCGGGTCTAGCGTCCTCCTCCAAGCACCGGCAGAGGAAGGACGTGAGGCCCCCGTGGCCAGTCATCGAAAGCCCAGGCAGCGCCCGCTCTCCGGCGGCACGGTACGGACCGCCGCCACCCTCGCCCTCGCGGGCGCTGCCACCGCCACCGCCTTCGAAGGCACCTCCCAGGCCGACCCCCGGCTCACCCCCTCCCAGGTCAAGTCGGAGGTGGACCGGCTCTACGAGGAGGCCGAGGCGGCGACCGAGCGGTACAACGGGGCGAAGGAGAAGGCCGACGAGGCCGAGCGCGCGCTGACCGGCCTGCGCGAGGAGACCGCCCGCAAGACCGACCAGCTCAACACCGCCCGCAGCGCGCTCGGGACGCTCGCCGCCTCCCAGTACCGCAGCGGCTCCCTGGGCACCGCCGTGCAGCTCGCGATGGCGGACGACCCGCAGGAGTACCTCGCCCAGTCCTCCTTCATCGCCCGCGCCGGGGACCGCAACGCCGCCGGGATCACCACCGTGCGCCGCCGGCTCGACGAGGTCGGGAGGCTGAGGGAGCAGGCCGCCGGACGCCTCGCCGACCTCCGCTCCCAGCAGGAGGAGCTCGCCGGCCACAAGGCCACCATCGAGGGCAAGCTCGACACCGCCAGGCGCCTGCTGGCCAAGCTCACCGCGGAGGAGCGGGCCGCCTACGAGGCCCAGTCCCCCGGCGCCGCGTCCGGAGCCGCTTCCGGAGCCGCCCCCGGAGCGGCACCCGCCGCCCCGAAGGGCAGCGCGCCCCCGGCGCCCGCCGACGGTTCCCGCGCGGCCCGCGCCGTGGCCTTCGCGTACGGGGCGATCGGCAAGCCGTACGTCTGGGGCGCGACGGGCCCCGCCTCCTTCGACTGCTCGGGCCTGACCCAGGCTGCCTGGCGCTCGGCCGGGGTCTCCCTGCCCCGCACCACCTACACCCAGATCAACGCCGGCCGGCGCGTGTCCCGCGACCAACTGGCCCCCGGCGACCTGGTGTTCTTCTACTCCGGCGTGACCCACGTGGGCCTCTACATCGGCAACGGCCAGATGATCCACGCCCCGCGCCCCGGATCGACGGTCCGGCTGGCACCGATCGACTCGATGCCCTGGGCCGGCGCCTCCCGGCCCGCGTGACCCCCTCACGGCTTCCCTCACGGCTTCCCTCACGGCTTCCTTCACGGCCTCCTTCACGGCTTCCTCCACGCCTCCCCCGCTCCCCCGTCACGTCCGCGCGCAGTGCCCGCACGTCCCGCGCCGGCGGAGGTAGTAGGCCAGGGTGGCGGCGCCCAGCGCGGCTCCCCACACCACCCAGAGCATCGCGGGGTAGTTGGTCCCCCAGCCGAAGGGATGGTTCCCGCCGCGGATCATCTGGAGGCCGCCGGGGATGAGCACCACCGCCACGAGCAGGGCCGGGACGATCGCGGTGGCGAGGCCGACCGGCCTGCCCGCCTTGAACGGCACCCACCGCGGCCAGACCTCGCCCCAGCGCGCGACGAGTCCGTGGGTCAGCACGCCCCCGGCGGTCGACAGGACGGCCAGGCCGAGTCCGATGCCGAGCATGCCCGGGGTGTCCTGCATGTCCTTGAGGAAGGCGTCGGTGATGCCCAGCGGGTGGCCGAAGAACCAGGCCACCCTCGTCACGTCGTACGGGATGCTCGACAGCACGGCGACCAGTACGGCCGTGCGCCCCCAGCGGGCCGCCGACGCCGGCGCGGTCCACGCGGCCGCCCTGCCGCCGCGCCCGCAGTGCGTGCACAGTCCGCGGGTCCGCCGCTGGTAGGCCAGCGTGGCCAGGGTCCAGAGCACGCCGCCCACGAACAGGATGAGCAGGTTGTCCCGGTGCCAGTAGAGGATGTCGCCGATGCCGTCCTGCGGACCGGGCACCCCGGTGAAGGCGAACACCACGAGCAGCGGCGAGAAGGCGACCACGGCGATCAGCGTGTAGTCCTGCAGGACCACCGTGAGCGCGAGCGCCTGCGCCCAGCCGAGGGCCAGGAGCGCGCGCCGGACGCCCCTCGTGTGCTGTCGCTGTCCGCGGCGGGCCATCAGCACCCCGCAGACCGCCCCCGCCAGGCCGACCGCCGCGATCACCGGCGCCACGACGGCGGCCCGGCTCGGTTCGAGGAGGGAGGCCGTGGAGCGGTCCTGGGCGACCGGCCCGAACGGGTAACCGCCGCCGCCCAGCGCCCAGTACAGCCCGGCCGCTCCGTAGAGGAGGGACCACACGGCCGCCGCGTACGGGGCCCAGTGCGGCCAGCCCGACCACCACCGGCGGCGCACCGCCGCCTCGGCCGCCGTCTCCGCCGCCGCCTCCGCCTGCCCGTTCCTGCTCTCCACCGCATGTGCCATGACCCTGAGCCCCCTTGGATTCGTCCTGGGACCAGGCTCCCGGCCTGCGGGTATCGGGCGCATCGACCGATCGGCAGAGATCGGCGGCCGGCCGGCCCGGCGGGCATCCGCCGATCGGCAGACGCCGGACCGGAGCGGACCGGACTCGCGCCGACCGGAGCGGACCGGACCCGCGCCGACCGGAGCGGACGCCCTACGGCGCCTTGACCACGCCGCTCAGCCAGCCGAAGGTCTGCGGCAGTTGCTTGGACCACGATTCGAGGTTGTGGCCGCCGACCACCTTCTCCGCGTGCACCGAGGTCGGCGACAGCGCGGCGGCCTTGACGTCCATGCCGGACAGGTAGCCGTCCTGCTCGGCGCCCGACATCCACAGCGACACGGGCGGCGGCGTCGGCTGCGTCTTGAGCACGTGCAGCAGGTTGTGGGTGCGGCGCAGCTCCGGGTCCTGCGCGACGAGCGAGGAGGGCTCCTGGCCGGGGTCGTTGTAGCCGGACAGGGAGACGGCCGCGCTGTAGCGGTCGGGGTGGGCGATCGCCAGCTTGGCGGAGCAGTAGGCGCCGGCCGAGTACCCGGCCACGCCCCAGCTGCGGGCCTCGTCCGTGGTCCGGAAGTTGTCGACGACCATCTTGCGGACGTCGACGCTGAACCAGCTGTCGGCGTTGACCTTGCCGGGGAGGTTGGCGCAGCCGGTGTCGGCGTTGCCGAGCAGCATGGCGCGCGGCGAGACCAGGATGAACGGCTGCACCTTGCCGCTCTTCATCAGCGGCTCCAGCACCTCGTGCACCTTGAGCCCCTGGAACCAGGACTTCCCCGTCCCCGGTATGCCCGGGATCAGCTCGACCACCGGGAACTTCTTGCCCTTGTAGGCCGGGTCGTCGTACTGCGGCGGCAGCCACACCAGGACGTCGCCCTTGACCCCGGAGATCTTGCCGTCGAGCTCGGTCTTCTGGACCCGCCCGCCGAGGCCCTCCACCGGCTGGAATTCCTGGCGCACCTTCGGCGCCTCCGCGGCCTTCTTGCCGCCGAGCCCGTCCGGTCCGAGGTCGGGCGCGGCCGTGACGTACGTGCCGGTGCCGAGCAGATCGCCCCAGGAGGCGTAGAAGTGCTCGGCCCTGTTGAGGGCGACGAAGACCACCGCGATGGCGGTGACCTGGGCGAACACCACCATCAGGGCACGCAGCGCGGTGCGTACGACGGCGGGGCCGCGCACCTTGCTCCACACGGCCAGCGGAAGGATTACGGCGATCGCGGTCAGCGCGATCACCAACGCGAAGAAGGGTGTACCGGTCAAGCTCATCACGCCAGCCTAGAGGGCGGCATCGCGGCTTCCGGTTGCCAGGTCGACCTGCGGTGTGGGTCACACCGCAGGTCACGCCCCCCTGACGTCCGCTGACGTCCCCCGGCCGGCGTCACGCGCCCGACGTCACACCAGGCGGCGGGCCGTCGCCCAGCGCGTCAGTTCGTGCCGGTTCGACAGCTGGAGCTTCCTGAGCACCGCCGAGACGTGCGATTCCACCGTCTTCACCGAGATGAAGAGCTGCTTGGCGATCTCCTTGTACGCGTACCCGCGCGCGATCAGCCGCAGCACCTCGCGCTCGCGCTGGGTGAGCCGGTCCAGGTCCTCGTCCACCGGCGGGGCGTCCGTCGACGCGAAGGCGTCGAGCACGAAGCCCGCCAGCCGCGGCGAGAAGACCGCGTCCCCGTCCTGCACACGGAAGATCGAGTCCACCAGGTCGGTGCCGGTGATGGTCTTGGTGACGTACCCGCGCGCACCGCCCCGGATGACCCCGATGACGTCCTCGGCCGCGTCCGACACCGACAGGGCCAGGAACCGCACCGGGTTCTCGGCCGCCGCCATCAGCGGGGCGCAGCGCCGCAGCACCTCGACGCCGCCGCCGCCCGGCAGGTGCACGTCGAGCAGGACCACCTCGGGCCGGGTGGCGGTGATGACCGTGACGGCCTGGTCGACGTCGGCCGCCTCGCCGACGACCTCGACCCCGGTGCGTTCGGTCTCGCCGATCTCGGCCTGCACGCCCGTGCGGAACATCCTGTGGTCGTCGACGAGCACCACCCTGACCTGCCTGGCCGCCCCCACGCCTGCGTTCTCTCCGGACTCGGTCATGCTGTGTTCGCCGCCCTCTCCATCTCCAGCTCGACTTCCGTGCCGCCGTCGGGCGCGGACCGCAGCCGTGCGGTCCCGCCGTTGCGCTGCATCCGGCCGATGATCGATTCTCGTACGCCCATGCGGTCGTCCGGTACCGCGTCGATGTCGAAGCCCGGTCCCCGGTCCCGTACGGACACGAACACCGTCTGCCCCTCCACCTCCGCGTACACCTGTACGGGCCCGCCCTCGCCACCGTACTTGGCGGCGTTGACCATCGCCTCGCGCGCGGCCTGGACCTGCGCCGCCAGCCGCTCGTCGAGCGGGCAGTCGCCGACGACCACGACCTCGATCGGGACGCCGTGGTGGTCCTCCACCTCGGCGGCGGTCTTCTTCACGGCTTCCGCCAGGGTGGCCGGCTCCTCCGCCTCGTCCTTGCCGGTGCCCTCGGGCTTGTAGAGCCAGTTCCGCAGTTCGCGTTCCTGCGCCCGCGCGAGGCGGCGCACCTCTCCGGCGTCCTCCGCGTTGCGCTGGATCAGGGTGAGGGTGTGCAGCACCGAGTCGTGCACGTGGGCGGCGACCTCGGCGCGTTCCTGGGCGCGGATGCGCATCAGGCGTTCCTCGGACAGGTCCTGGGTCATCCGGATCAGCCAGGGTCCGGCGAGCAGGGCCACGCCGACGAGGACCGCGAGGGTGGCGGTGAGGACGTTGCCGAGCTGTGCGGCGGAGCCCCGTACGACGATGAAGACGGTCAGGCCCACCCCGACCAGGGCGACGCCTGCCAGGGCTCGCGCGACCTGGAAGAGGCGTCCGTGCCGTCCGGCGGCCGTGGACCAGTGGGCACGGCGGGCGTTGTCGGCCTGCCGCCATACGAGCACGACCCCGGCCCCGACCAGCAGCGTCGGCCACACGTACCGGCCGGAGGCGCCGCCGAGCTGGACCTTGGAGATGAAGATGCCCGCGCCGATGAACAGGGCGATCAGCGCGGTGATCTGCCCGCGGTCGGGTTTGCGCAGCCGGCGGCTGCCGTCGGGGAGGGTCTCGAAGAAGGAGCGGTGCCCGGCGCGGCCGCCGACGCCGAGCGGTACGAAGACCCAGAACGCGGCGTACAGCAGCACGCCGAGTCCGTCGCCCCACATGAAGAGGAGGAGGAACGCCAGCCGGACCCAGCCCACGGGCAGCCCGAGGTGCCCGGCGAGACCGCGCGCGACGCCGCCGAGCATCCGGCCGTCGGCGCTGCGGTAGAGCTTGCGCTGCGGCGGTTCGTCGGCCTCGGATGCGTGCGGGGTACGGGGAGCGGCGGCTACGGGCATGTCACCAAGGGTCACATGCGCGGCGGCGGCCCGGCATCAGGGCAGCCCCCCACTTCTGCCCGGGGGATATCAGGGTTGCGCCAGGGTCGGGCCCGGTGCCGCACGCCGCCGCGGCCCGTCACCATGGACACATGACCGAAGTACACGAAGCCCCTCCGGCGGACCCCGGGGCCCCCGGGGTCCCCGAGGCCGCCGATCCGCGGCCGCCCCTGCGCCGCAGCAAGCGCGACAAGGTCCTCGCGGGCGTGTGCGGCGGCCTGGGCCGGTACTTCGAACTCGACCCGGTGGTCTTCCGGATCGTCCTCGGTGTCCTCGCGGTCACCGGAGGCGTCGGTCTGATCTTCTACGGCTTCGCGTGGCTGCTGCTCCCGCAGGAGGG of the Streptomyces sp. NBC_01294 genome contains:
- the pcrA gene encoding DNA helicase PcrA — protein: MSSLFDDSFLADLTPSDEVPPPPEDHAAPEAGADDLFGGRFDVPMSGDAYYRDGAPRPVIDPATLLDGLNEEQCAAVVHAGSPLLIVAGAGSGKTRVLTHRIGHLLSARNVHPGQILAITFTNKAAGEMKERVESLVGPRANAMWVSTFHSACVRILRRESKRLGFTSSFSIYDAADSKRLMALVCRDLDLDPKKFPPKSFTAKISNLKNELIDEEAFADQAVDGFEKTLAQAYAMYQGRLREANALDFDDIIMTTVHLLQAFPDVAEHYRRRFRHVLVDEYQDTNHAQYTLVRELVGTGYPDLPPAELCVVGDADQSIYAFRGATIRNILQFEEDYKDATTILLEQNYRSTQTILSAANAVIERNENRRAKNLWTQAGTGAVITGYVADTEHDEAQFVADEIDRLTDAGDAKAGDVAIFYRTNAQSRVFEEIFIRVGLPYKVVGGVRFYERKEVRDVLAYLRVLANPEDNVPLRRILNVPKRGIGERAEAMIDALAMREKITFPQALRRVDEAFGMAARSTNAVKRFNVLMEELRTIVDSGAGPAVVLEAVLERTGYLAELQASTDPQDETRIENLQELAAVALEFEQAREAAAAEAAETGAPAPGPGTLAEFLEQVALVADSDQIPDEDTDGTGVITLMTLHTAKGLEFPVVFLTGMEDGVFPHMRALGQTKELEEERRLAYVGITRARERLYLTRSSMRSAWGTPSYNPPSRFLEEIPAEYLQWKRTGASQKPAGPMRSSGYGSSGLSGAGKTTFGTSPEAFLSSSRTKAGPSGFATRRAADKPVIALAVGDRVTHDQFGLGTVMEVKGAGADAQATVDFGDDKPKRLLLRYAPVQKL
- a CDS encoding ArsR/SmtB family transcription factor encodes the protein MAAAAELPHPAADRIELVEVLAALGHPVRLEIVRRLASGEEACCGEVVPDLPRSSVTHHLRTLRESGVIRQSPRGRKLHLVLRRDDLQRCFPGLLEIVLADAFPPRDFPGAEPAVGPAP
- a CDS encoding esterase/lipase family protein translates to MGLSIPMSMPLSGAALRAGALEVVVLGGHLLLYPTGVCQEKVVSGPPATRPPVLLLHGFSDNRSVFVLLRRALGADGRRHVEAYNYSPFTVDLRVTARHLARRVEELCERTGQERVDLVGHSLGGLVGRYYVQRLGGDTRVRTLVTLGTPHSGTRVAPFMDAHPLVRQIRPDSEVLAELAAPAPGCTTRCVAFWSEFDTLMTPVGTARIEHPDLHVENVQVTGIGHLALPAHPAVIAAVRRALDGPGLAAVTSSDTASVA
- a CDS encoding M23 family metallopeptidase gives rise to the protein MNDRPSSGPYPDAGYDGLSTTAFAGDSAYVSYETQGQGVNYAAYGSYETGAYDTTAWSSQDGYLSTIPSQSVPEDTTGSWDASAWNTPGTDYSGYAQHQPASFGYDTSAEQTGHWAMPGYGTIGTETGAYDATAWNTATQAPAQPEAAYTYEYQQPAQQQPQQEYTYGATSVGYAYETQAVGVDSGIQHGFESGYEPAFETATAGDTYSETAVFEVLSDDTPEGHEVYEDHDLHEALELPDVHELHQVHDLPTQAMPVTAAPRAARRTAAKGNGRGGAKASSSRRRNPAKRSALLTVAVPSACVMGVAGVAAASVGGLAGAEKPAEDTTTMAAPDPASVKPVAANTKLDTQLVALSADAGDFADRASRTQERIDLHQRQEDEKKKKAEEAAAKEAARPKFALPVSQQGLSANFGQSGGMWMSVHTGIDFPVSYGTPVMAATDGTVRTQYNSAYGNMAIVTAPDGTETWYCHLSSTKIRGGKVKAGDVIAYSGNSGNSTGPHLHFEVRPGGGSAIDPLAWLRSHGLDPR
- a CDS encoding cobalamin B12-binding domain-containing protein, whose translation is MGVTGPIRVVVAKPGLDGHDRGAKVIARALRDAGMEVIYTGLHQTPEQIVDTAIQEDADAIGLSILSGAHNTLFARVLELLKERDAEDIKVFGGGIIPEDDIAPLKEKGVAEIFTPGATTTAIVDWVRGHVRQ